The Malus sylvestris chromosome 8, drMalSylv7.2, whole genome shotgun sequence genomic interval tttgtcaacatcaaaagtatcccatatcagcagggtcgaacgtactctagatttgatggacttgttttgaccctcaaattcttcagtcggccttatactttggcggaaaccagaaaaccctccagcccagttcaagaataagcatgtggaaagttacttcttcaaaagcaaaagtatctcatatcaccttttctccttttcttctctttatccttcatgctgcctgcaagataaggagaaggataacaatcagctagaactcgaaatcaaacttctgatctgggaccgATTGCttagagctctgattgcttaccttgtctatcacctctttcagcagatcccctagctcggcaacttgggaGACtcatactacatggtttgtatcgcgcttgaccaagcctgaaactacaaggaagcgtcaagtgaaattgatacattaccttgtgcatctccaccagttaaagataccacccctggagggaggaagagtacttccaaagaagatgccacatctacatatgagacagataaggtaagtgaagacgataccacacttcggtacttaaaagtttcgtgattacgagatcattctcccataatatttcctaatgtcatttgtactaaatcattcacttgtactcactaaaggagagcttgaacctatgtactgtgtaaacccttcacaattaatgagaactcctttactccgtggacgtagccaatctgggtgaaccacgtacatcttgtgtttgattcctgtctctatccatttacatacttatccacactaatgaccggagcaatctagcgaagatcataaacttaatatttaagatgatattctttggtgtatgtttttgGCAAAcgatagtgttgatagatgaaacgcaggaaggggtaaacgcgaagcttaacctttggagagaagtgttggaatctaaacgtcttcgcctaagccgatcaaagacagaatatatggagtgcaaattcagtgcaaacggaggccaaaatgagttaggggtgaggatcggagattaggaaataccaaagagtgaccgtttacgctacctaggatctatcttgcaaaagaacggagaatttgatggagatctcacctatagaatacaagctggatggatgaagtggaagagtgcatccggcgtgttgtgtgaccgtcgtaggccactgaagctcaagggaaaattttataggacggcaataaggccggcaatgctgtatgacacagaatgttgggcggtgaagtattaacacgtaggtgtagtggagatgaggatgctttgttggatgtgtgggcacacgagaaaggataagattaggaatgaggatatccgaggtaaagtaggagtagccgaaattgaaggaaataggagagaaaatcggttacggtggtttagacatgtgcaaagaaggcctactgacgctccggttcgaagatgtgactacgggacagaggttcagggccaaaggggtagaggaagacctaggaaaactttggaagagaccctaagaaaagacttagagtacttggatatAACAGAGGACATGCCACAaaactgagcgcaatggcgttctaggattcatatagccgaccccacttagtgggaaaaggctttgttgttgttgttgttaacaATGCAGAACAAATGAACTATAACAGTTGCAGAAAGTTTAAGAACTAGAGGATGATGGAGCGAAATAGAGAGAAAGCTTACAAAAGTATTTTGTTTGTATTGAATGTATAAGACTTGAGAGAATTACAGAGAATGCCAGCTTATATAGCTGCAATGCCTTAGTTTACAAGCTAATAGCTATCCTAACTGCCTAAACCAATTGTAGCACCACATTACGTACCTACTACTTAACTTATAAAAAAacaggtataaaaaaaagcagCTTTTTTGTGTTTAGTAAACATTcaaattcagttttttttttcacagttttagatgaaaaaaaagccaaaaacaggAAGCTGCAAATcctagctttgaaaaaccgttttttttttcatagtaaCCTTAAATGAACTTTTCAAAATTGGCAATCCTgccctctcttcctctttcctCCGGCCGTGCTCTCCATCATTGAATTTTTGAGGTTGTTTGGATTTCTAGGACAACAGCGGCGGGACGTTCGTCGAATTTCTAGGCTTTGTCGAATTTCGGGGCCTCTTCGTCAGATTTCTGGCTTCTTCAAAATCTGGGTTGCACAAAGAATGCTAGATTTGCACCCTTCTGCCTGACACCCAAAATCTCAACTGGATGACCTCGACGCCTTCGCTACCAACACCGATGGTTTGTCCCGAAATCGGAGTCCATCCTTCCTCTGCGAATCGGTTGATGCAACCCAGCCTTCCTTAGGATCTGGTAgagagagttagagagagaagggggagaaAGGGAGTGAGTGGCGGAAGAGAGAAGTACAGAGGTTCcaccaaaaaaaataaggatAGCGTAGAAGAAATGATCCCTGTGAGAAAAtaatagaataaaaaaaatataaatatcataatatcatgataaaaaaaaggtaaagtGTAACTATTATAAATGTCATTTTAcacaatttttatataaaaatttatcaaataCTATAACACTGCATTTTTTGATAAAAGCACCTTTACAAATATAATTATCAAACATGTTactgttttattttacaaatataattgatgaatgcatctaattagactactttcaagtacattaacaatattgtactaatgaatCATAGATATTCagtctaaaatatttcaattgaagtagtttgtcacactaattaatatttaagataaagtttataaatatttttcttttaaaaataaagtatatttaggAATTCACCTTTAtatgttaagaaaattaaattaatagcacatctagtattatatcattttttgtcatttcacacagtcacaactgttttacataaaagtttaccaaacactacaatactgctttttttccaaaagcacttttacaaaaaagtttaccaaacactatgctgttttatttcacatctgcttattttcacagcacagcagaaacagttctttttcaaagcatagcaataccaaactaatTATGCTGAGTTGGCAACTGTTGCAGCACCATATTACAACCAACGCTGCTGAGTTGGCATTTAGTCAATGATAGTCAATAGATTCACCATATAGCTTTCATGAAGACAAACATGTTAACTATTAAGATCACTCGTTCCCAAATTTTTATAACGGAGGTATGCTTCATATAGGATGACACTTGCCTATATGGATCAGTGGATCGGTCGCTATAATCATCAAGAAAATATTACTTgtgcccaatttttttttaatgaaaacgTGTTTCAAATAGGATGACACTTGCCTACATGGACTGGTGGATCGCTTGTACTTGGAGCTGTATGGGTTATGTTTTAATGTTCTTAATAAGTAAGGGCTGTTGACTTCTACATAACATTTGCTCCTAGTATCCTTAACTAGTTCTATCATTGGATGTGAAATGTAGTTTTTGTCggaaatcaaattcaaaaaaCAAAGTGTACTCTTTTATTACTTTTAATCTAGGAATTCTCAGAACTCAACAGATTTTTTTAGTGTTTATTTTGCCTTGTTCCGACTAAACAGAGCTTGGTAATTCATGGTTCTTTATTGTCCATTTTCTTTGTTCGAGTAGCGCTGCATCAAGACATGAACATAGTAAGTACGAATGTAATGACATGTCCCcaaatattatgtttttttacaatttaaaaacgtgaatttacaaaaatgcccttagaggcaaAATCATTGACTTTTATTGATCTTTGTATCGTGAGATGTATAACCCAATCTGTTAGCGTCTCCTTATAGTATTTATCGCTACGAACGCGTGGGTGCAAGCggaattgaatttgaagttaGAACGAAGATTTTACAGAATACAAAACAATATaggcattttggtaattttacgTCCCATGAGATATTTTCCCGTTTCGTCTTTTTTTGCTTTGTTTGGTGTGCCAGAAGGGCCCACCCTTGTTGTTTTGTCTCCTGGCCCACACTTTCTCTTAttctttccctctctttttctcttcctcATGAGTgaactttctttcttcttcctgtCCACTCTCGAACCCTCTCCTCATCTCTCTTTCTCATCTCTCCCCCTCTCTATGAACAACCCTGTCCGAGGGCACaactcaaacaaacaacaaacaacaacaacgaaAGCGTCATCTCCATCCCTACGAACCCAGGATCGATGGAAGAACCCCTCCGCTAAGTTTTTCTCTTTCCTTGCACTGTGTACAATCATTGTGCAATCCTTCTCCGGCGAGTTCTCGCCGCTTCTTGCCAAGGTAAACCCTCTAGAACCTTTTAGATCATGTTTTATTGTTAGATTAGGTTAGTTTTAGGTGTTAACCACATATGGACGCAAGGAAAAGCTGATGGGAGTCACTGTGCAATTTCTGGAAAACCTAAATTGTGGTCGTTTGACCACTTTACAGTCACTTTTCTTGCCAGCTCCAACCTCCGTCGAGTTTCGAAAAGGTATATATCTCTTCCCTATATTTCTAACTCTATAGAGAATCCAGAATTACTCAATTTGGCATTGTATCGAGCTCGAAAATGGCTTGAgaagttggatgaaaatttggaaaatttcCAAAAAGCAAGGCGAGTACACCGTACTCGCGGGCGCGTGGTGTTGCAGTGCCCCCACAACTTTTCCGGTCAACTTTCTGATGACTTAACTCGACGCGTGCGATGGCGCGTGGCCCCAGGCCGCCGCTTTGTGACGGCGCATGAGGGAACCCAAGGTCCCTCCTTAGATTTTTCGACGTCCCGAATTTGAATTCGACGTCTGTATTCCCAAATTTAATCGTTTTAGTAGGGTTTTACTAATTGttccctttatgtgcttaggtgtgTTTGTTAGTGGCGATCCCGTCCTCTCTAGTTTGCACAACTCTTCGGCGacagagtatctgtgagtggaccccttcttaaattacatgattttcattaaatgcTAGGCTTGCATTCACGAAAAGTATGTTTTCATgattttacattttatgcaTTATTTATGCATTCACgaaaattatgatttcatgattttacattttatgcattatttatgatttatggaattatgttttatgaaacattaTGAATTATTGGATTTACGAGTACGAAATATTATGGATTTACGAATATGATTTATTATGGTTTACGAATTGATGCTTTGAGCTCCAATGATTTGGAAAGattataatttatgtttttggtgcttatctagtgggtgATTGTACAATACATACATACAACCTGAGTGTGTAtatgtctatggccataggacgTAATCGAGGAGCAGTGAGATATTATTACATACTCTCAGCTTCATTGGTGAAAATCAGTGTTGGACAGCTTCACTAGCCATGGCTAGTGTTGGTGTGTTATGTTATATTTGTTCTATGGCATAACCCAGAATCATATAGCTTTACCTTCGGGTGATGGGACCTACCCTATTTTTTCACTGGCGTAACCCACTatcgtacaacttcaccttcgggtgatggttATGCATTCAggcgactatgatacccctagttgagtacatcattgatttgatttatgaGATTCTGCCTTTGGGCGCTTCGTTATCACTTTTAGAGATGATTTTATCATACGGATGTTTTATAGCATGTAGAGTTTTTAGAAAATCCtattatgtagtattatatgtgttttcaaaacagggggttagtatgttcagaaaaaaaaaaaacggttttcttattgttattattattataaactttggttcACTTacctttttgttttgcgccctcttcaggatttagaatcgaAGCATATGATCTTGGCGTCAGGGCATTTCCGCATAGGTATCTTCGAGTCTTCTCagtgtaggacccattcctttgttcgtaccattttatattaattctttcacagtattcttgattagttgtatACTCTGTACACGTTTCTGCATTTGTTTATTTCTTTATATACACATGTTTTATTTACCTTCGTTTACTGATATCACTTGCATACAGGttaatatggcttcgtcaccctcgggtgttggtCAACACGTGCCCATCTTGGTATTTGGAGATATGAGGATAGGGGCGTGTCAACGTAGCTTATCAAATTTGCAATATTGATTGTCAAGAGGCAAGAGCAACAATTATTTATCGCAAAAGGATATGGAAGACTTATCCAGAAAGTGTCCATGGATGTCACTCCACTGGAAAACTACAAGATCGTACCTGAATATTAGTCATTCGATAGCTGCATGAATACATGTCACAAGACTCTAGGAATGAGTTTATCATAGTAGTCTTTCCACCACTAGATGACGCAATAGAACCACTAGTatggttgataggagcatatttatacaacttagttagcttgtttcttggcatttacttagtttaattctagttattttagtactttaagctattttcgtgtgtttgtaggttcaaataacaaagttagcaacaaagtgctatttggagcattttggagcatttttgggccaaaattggataatgcaagcatggagacatgaggatggacatttttgaagattTAAAGGCTAGAAATTAACAtgtttgtgtgcaagtgtgttgatccactcattaccaaacatccattcactacacccattacatccactcattaccaaacactcacactcatccactacacccattacatccactcattaccaaacactcatccactacacccattacatccactcattaccacaacccactcattaccaaacatccatccactacacccattacatccactcattaccaaacactcatccactacacccattacatccactcattaccataacactcacccactacacccattacatccactcattaccacaacatacaccactaccaccttaattagatggtggtcctctccctagcctataaatacatcctcccttcaccataacaaaaaGGGGGGaaaaagatccatcaaaagacactacattcacatctcacaactccatacacttacactttcattccttggccgagagaacacaatccacccatccacccttcaccataactcacctatatccatccaccgccataatttaccactcatccataaaaccacaccttgtgcctcaacaaagagaagaatgaggacccttggatgtgcttgccattcaagttggattgttggagcgtttttaggtgttttcattctttgttttcaatatctaaatttgtttatctttactTTATGAGTATGAGgagctaaaccccccttagctaggggggaattcgaaaccatgttcatgcttgcaatatgatttgattaccttcagttatgatttcataagttgtgaattcaatttgtttaactgcttgattgataacttattcgtgtatgtttattaagagtgcacacttagtttgcatgcatgaatatgatgctagagtataagggagtttcacctaatagttacaaacttatattcacaagtagtggaggtcgcttataaacgatcgcgttaaatgaattcttagcaggagtttcatgctcatcatagtaacgaatgcctcgtcaatacttatagttttcataatgcttaatgatctttgattgtatctttattgtgctgttcacgtaaaggacttttgaagaatgcttgaattgttgtatacgctttcccatccaattcaataacttaaggagaacttgaaggttaatttaagcggacttaattaacctggggtgttgagtttcatgattgatcaaaagaacaactgaaaattggtttatgtgcaagtatgtcatgtgtggagaagaaccctctagctagcccatcatccatagtttacccaaattcgtccaaaatgtgttttagtttacaatctgtttgttttgttttcaaatttgtcaaaatcaaatccacctttactttaaagtgttttattagtcaaaatctattttgatttgtgtttttaagcgttttgagtcaagttagaacctaatttcgtgTAAAACCATTCCTAGAGTCAGTTTAAAgtcaaattcattgttttaagctgttttgagtctttttagtttgtattgcatcttttgagtctagtttggtgttttaaacttaattttacgtttttaagtcagtttcaagtgttttagcaatccctcctaatccctggcctagaacgatctctacttacattctttactacaattgacaacaagaaggtttaatttgtgtgttaagataattttcgcatcaatggTATGGTCCGGTTTAATTTGGTATGGTAGGTACTTGGTTTTTCAGTTCAATTAGTACAGTCGAGTTCAACTGTTCATGATGATATTATAAACTTTTGATCATGACTACGCATTCAGGCTGTATGCACTAGTTGTGTTTGTTTCTCTTCTCGTGCGAAAGAGAAAATTGTTGCCTGCAGGTTTCAGCTAAGTTTTCCTCGTAATcttgcatatacataaataattCCAAATAATACATCAATTCTGGCTACAATCAAATAACTCGAAAAACCTTAATGCTGCACCCAACAACAGAAAAGCGTTTTAGCGAGCAAATGATTCCTACCCTTGAGACACTAGTATATGCTACATGCATTGGACATAACTTGAAACCTATATGTTTTGAATTGGTAACCCTCATCATTAAGCTTCTACATATTTACACCTGCTGAAACAGGGAGATATAAGTTCATAATATAATGGAAAAAGAATACATGTAACTACGGAGATTACATTGCAGATGACTATGTTGGTTCACTGGGACGAGCAGTCCAAAGAGAACTGAGGGCACGTAACCGGTGAAAGTACTCCCCCATTGCAAGCAAGGCTCGCGCTGCTTGGTATGTTGTGAGGATTCGAGACATTTGCTGCAGTGTTTGCTGCCGAAGGTGATCTGCCTGCCATGGACAAGAGAAACATACAATACACCTCATCAAACTGTCAAGGAGTGAATTGTCACAAGGAATTTCTTGCATTATTGCTTATTACAATTTCTCACCCCATTGAAGTTTGAATTCGTTATAAGAACATGAAGTTATATAACAGAATTTAGTTAAATTTTGATGAGTCTTTTTTTAGGGAAAATGTACACAAATGGAACCAATTCGAGTtacagtttgtttttttttaattatttttttaatttttaatttttaatttatttatcaaAATTAGAACTGAAACAGACACTCAAGGGGCACTAAACATTTGTTTATGTACGGCTTATTGTTTGTTTAGTGCTACTTAGTTCTATTTTCGATTAATAGTTAGTAACcattatatttttacatattACCCAATTTCTTAGACCCTTTGGAGAATAATCAAGAAATACAATTAGTATTGGATCTATGCAATTTTATTAAATACCCTTCAATTATGAGTctaattgtaaaaaattatgATTGGAATCTGATGCATCACCTGGCTGACAAAGCTCTCTAGTGCTTCCAACTTCTCAAGTGCAGAAGCCATCTGAGATCCGAAGCTTTCTCCACTCATTTGATCAGCTGCTATGCTGAGTGCCAATGTCTGCTGCAGTTTGTCCATTCCCTGCGAGAGAGCATCCTCCGCTTGCTGAGACGATTGCCGCAGGTTACAGAAATCCAAAAGTTGTTGATCAGTCATTGGCTGAAGCTGCGGCAACACAATCTGAATAAACGAAACAATAAGCAGCATGTTATGCacttaaatgaaaaaaatattgcACTATAACTCATCAGAAATGATGTGAACTAAGTTAAGCATTACGTTTAGCAGCTCTGAGGGGCGAAATCCTCCGATCCAATGAAAATGGCGTTCAACTGATGTTCGCCATATGCCAGACAGTAAGTAGAAGACATCAGCCCTTGCTGCATCTGCCTTCATTCGGAAAAGATTGGCGTAGTGGTTCAAGGCACCCTTTACGAGTTTCTGCAGTTCTATGTCCGTTACATGATCTTGCAGTGCATTTCTGAGTTCAACATTCTGTCTGTATTGTTCGTCAACCCAGTGTCCATATTCCATCTCAAATGTAGTGATCCCTGCAAGATCCACAACTCGATTAACAAAATGGCACTATAAACACAATAATCtacgaaacacacttaaaaattTCTCGAAAACAAATACATCGTTAGGTCATTGAGGGAAacattttttcaacaatttaaGGAGCTCAGAATCACAAACCTGAATTCAAAGCTCCATTGTATCCCATATGACTAGTACCTAATGCATTGCCTGCATAGGCACCCTGCAAATCAGGCAGTCACGGGTTCATCCGATGAATACCAATTTGATTCTGACTAATATGGAAACAAATGTATCTGGTAACATGAACAAAGATGAAGAATGGTGATTTTCAACTCACCTGTTTTCTAGCTCTGTCAAGTTCCTGCTCCAGCTGTGCTAGTTTTAAACGGCTTGTTTCGAGTTGTTGAACATAAGCCTGTGGTAGTACAAGATCAAATCATTCAAATAACTTCATAGGATGTAGCAAGAAATGCACCAATAAATAAGGACTTGTATGTGATTGATATTCACTTTTTTTCGCATACGACTCTTACGTGCAGCTTCACGATTTTGTTCTAACCGTCTCCGTACCTGTGAATATGTGCACTTCAGAATCAATTTACATGACAATgataacaaaaaaaaccaaa includes:
- the LOC126631086 gene encoding transcription factor TGA7-like — translated: MASTFAGVGMLQESMSYPSTQFATSRQMGIYEPFHQVDVWKETLRGDHSSNTAASSIIEVDSGIETKFGFVSHESMMPSGNDHEPNRSADKVRRRLEQNREAARKSRMRKKAYVQQLETSRLKLAQLEQELDRARKQGAYAGNALGTSHMGYNGALNSGITTFEMEYGHWVDEQYRQNVELRNALQDHVTDIELQKLVKGALNHYANLFRMKADAARADVFYLLSGIWRTSVERHFHWIGGFRPSELLNIVLPQLQPMTDQQLLDFCNLRQSSQQAEDALSQGMDKLQQTLALSIAADQMSGESFGSQMASALEKLEALESFVSQADHLRQQTLQQMSRILTTYQAARALLAMGEYFHRLRALSSLWTARPSEPT